The following proteins come from a genomic window of Diorhabda sublineata isolate icDioSubl1.1 chromosome 7, icDioSubl1.1, whole genome shotgun sequence:
- the LOC130446350 gene encoding tetratricopeptide repeat protein 30A, which yields MYSATIINDGDFTRTIYTLIKENKFYEAIKILHGISESNSTRAGLSLLAFCYFYVQDFVNASNYYEKLTNLYQEDNDYKLYYAQSLYQACMYEESYQACSKLADVPDYVERVTKLQAAIKYSQEDVLSAKNLVEALNTNDPDRDVNLGCLLYKDGNYEEALEKFTASLQNQGFIPSLAYNAALCYYRLKEYGPSLKYCADIIEKGIRDHPELSIGMQTEGIDVRSVGNTITLHETSLTEAFNLKAAIEYQLKNFDSAKEALTDMPPRAEYELDAVTLHNQALMNFDQNPTEGFEKLQFLLQQNPFPPETFANILLLYCQHECYDLAAEILAENAHLTYKYLTPYMFEFLDAIITQQTSPTEAYQKLDELASRHTEQLRKLTKQVQEHRNRNDTELVKKTVIDYEECLERYIPVLMAQAKIYWDLKNYPQVEKIFRKSVEFCNDNDIWRLNVAHVLFMQENKFKEAAGFYEPLVKKNYTDILNVNPIILANLCVSYIMTSQNEAAEDLMRKIEKEEDTIAFEEPEKKCFHHCIVNLVIGTLYCSKGNYEFGISRVIKSLEPYDKKLGTDTWYYVKVCFCSLIGNLAKHMIVLKDSIIEECISFLESCEFHGKTVRTVVYNSLSDANDTPNGKETVTYEARKIKCLLIRLFNVES from the exons ATGTATTCAGCCACGATAATCAACGATGGTGATTTTACGAGAACTATTTACACATTG ATTAAAGAGAATAAGTTCTACGAAGccataaaaatattacacgGCATATCCGAATCGAATTCTACGAGAGCTGGATTATCCCTACTtgctttttgttatttttacgtTCAGGATTTTGTTAATGCTTCTAATTACTACGAAAAACTCACGAATTTATATCAGGAAGATAACGATTATAAACTTTACTACGCTCAATCTTTATATCAGG CTTGCATGTACGAGGAATCTTATCAAGCCTGTAGTAAATTGGCCGATGTACCGGATTATGTGGAAAGAGTGACGAAGCTCCAGGCGGCCATTAAATATAGTCAAGAGGATGTTTTGTCGGCTAAAAATTTAGTTGAAGCTTTAAATACAAACGATCCTGATAGAGACGTCAATTTGGGTTGTCTCTTGTATAAA GATGGTAATTATGAAGAAGCGTTAGAAAAATTCACTGCTTCGCTTCAAAATCAGGGTTTTATCCCATCATTGGCGTACAATGCCGCTTTGTGTTATTATAGATTAAAAGAATACGGGCCTTCACTCAAATATTGCG CTGATATAATCGAAAAGGGCATAAGAGATCATCCCGAATTGAGCATAGGTATGCAAACAGAAGGCATTGACGTTAGATCGGTGGGTAATACCATCACTTTACACGAGACTTCGCTCACTGAGGCGTTCAATTTGAAAGCTGCCATCGAATATCAactaaaaaatt ttgaTTCTGCTAAAGAAGCACTCACAGATATGCCCCCGAGAGCCGAATACGAATTAGATGCTGTAACTCTTCACAATCAAGCTCTGATGAATTTCGATCAAAATCCTACTGAAGGTTTTGAAAAACTGCAATTTCTCCTTCAACAAAACCCATTTCCGCCTGAAACGTTTGCAAATATACTTTTACTGTATTGCCAACACGAATGCTACGATTTAGCTGCGGAAATTTTAGCGGAAAATGCTCATTTGACATACAAATACCTAACACCC tACATGTTCGAATTTTTGGACGCAATTATAACACAACAAACTTCACCGACTGAAGCTTATCAAAAACTTGACGAATTGGCTAGCCGTCACACGGAACAACTTAGAAAACTGACAAAACAAGTGCAAGAACACAGAAATCGGAACGATACGGAGTTAGTCAAGAAGACAGTTATAGATTACGAAGAATGTTTAGAAAG ATATATACCAGTATTGATGGCGCAAGCAAAAATTTATTgggatttaaaaaattatcctcAAGTGGAGAAAATATTTCGCAAAAGTGTCGAATTCTGCAACGACAACGATATATGGAGATTAAACGTGGCTCATGTTCTGTTCATGCAGGAGAACAAATTTAAGGAAGCCGCCGGATTTTATGAACCCTtagtgaagaaaaattatactGAT ATACTGAATGTAAATCCAATAATATTGGCGAATTTATGCGTCTCATATATAATGACTTCGCAAAACGAAGCAGCAGAAGAtctaatgagaaaaattgaaaaagaagaagacactATTGCATTTGAAGAACCagaaaaaaagtgttttcatCATTGTATTGTAAATCTCGTTATAGG GACTCTGTACTGTTCCAAAGGAAACTACGAATTTGGAATATCTAGAGTGATAAAGTCTCTTGAAccttatgataaaaaattgggTACAGACACTTGGTATTATGTGAAAGTCTGTTTTTGTAGCCTTATCGGAAACCTTGCGAAACATATGATTGTGTTAAAAGACAGTATCATCGAGGAATGCATCAGTTTTTTGGAAAGTTGCGaat